A section of the Apodemus sylvaticus chromosome 10, mApoSyl1.1, whole genome shotgun sequence genome encodes:
- the Rilp gene encoding rab-interacting lysosomal protein isoform X2, which produces MEPKRAAPGLPSQASPVGAGSAAELVYHLAGALGTELQELARRFGPDAAAGLVPLVVRALELLEKAAVGPAPDSLQVSAQQAEVELRRLREENQRLREELGSGPQGERALLRQLKEVTDRQRDELRAHNRDLLRRSQETEALQEQLQRLLLVNSELRHKLAAVQTQLRAAQDRERERQIARDGSRQLAKEQSLEPDAPTPDDPVDTQKQPGNPPEAVQCGFSREELEQILQERNELKANVFLLKEELEYFQRELLTDHRVPGLLLEAMKVAVKKQRRKIKAKMLGTPEEAESSFGLWYRGETEAPEAETSNPAPSRLQEGEEASQQPRLQPVTSLPAPNS; this is translated from the exons atgGAGCCCAAGAGGGCAGCGCCCGGGCTACCCAGCCAGGCCTCTCCAGTGGGCGCGGGATCAGCGGCCGAGCTCGTGTACCATCTAGCGGGGGCTCTGGGCACCGAGCTACAGGAACTGGCACGCCGTTTCGGACCCGACGCGGCGGCTGGGCTGGTGCCACTAGTAGTGCGGGCGCTGGAGCTCTTGGAGAAGGCCGCCGTGGGGCCGGCTCCGGACTCG CTGCAGGTGTCCGCACAGCAGGCCGAAGTGGAGCTGCGGCGGCTGCGCGAGGAGAACCAACGCCTCCGCGAGGAGCTAGGCTCCGGGCCGCAGG GGGAGCGCGCGCTGCTCCGCCAACTCAAGgaggtgacagacagacagcggGATGAGCTTCGGGCACACAACCGAGATCTGCTGCGCCGAAGCCAAGAGACTGAGGCG CTCCAGGAACAGCTCCAGCGCCTCCTGCTGGTCAACTCTGAGCTGCGGCACAAGCTGGCTGCTGTGCAGACCCAATTGAGGGCGGCCCAGGACCGGGAGAGGGAGCGCCAGATAGCTCGGGATGGCTCTCGCCAGCTGGCTAAAGAACAGAGCTTGGAGCCTGATGCGCCAACCCCAGATGACCCG GTGGATACTCAGAAACAGCCAGGGAACCCTCCAGAAGCTGTCCAGTGTGGATTCAGCAGGGAAGAGCTTGAACAGATCCTTCAGGAGCGGAATGAGCTCAAAGCCAACGTATTCTTGCTCAAGGAGGAGTTGGAGTACTTCCAGCG aGAGCTGCTCACAGATCACCGTGTCCCTGGGCTTCTGCTTGAAGCCATGAAGGTGGCAGTCAAGAAACAGAGGAGGAAGATCAAGGCCAAGATGTTGGGGACACcggaagaagcagagagcag CTTTGGCTTATGGTATCGGGGTGAGACTGAGGCCCCCGAAGCTGAAACCAGCAACCCAGCGCCCAGCAGGCTACAGGAAGGAGAAGAGGCCTCACAGCAACCCCGCCTGCAACCTGTGACCAGCCTTCCAGCCCCCAACTCCTGA
- the Scarf1 gene encoding scavenger receptor class F member 1, translated as MRAAMGLGLVSSLLLLWARVTRGSTLDPAGQHVCTGSSPSELQCCPGWRQKDQECTIPICEGPDVCRKDEVCVKPGLCRCKPGFFGAQCSSRCPGQYWGHDCRETCPCHPRGQCEPATGVCQCQPNYWGKLCEYSCTCGPHGQCDPKTGLCRCDPGWWTPMCNRQCQCNSGARCDQATGACICPMGRWGRRCSFSCNCHTSPCMQNSGRCTCLQGWWGPECSRKCQCVRGQCSATSGHCSCPPGFHGVRCELPCNPGHYGAQCRESCGHCEPNATCSPVTGNCESCKPGWNGTQCKQPCPPGTFGERCTGQCPRCRLGDPCQAETGHCQHCDPGWLGPRCENPCPLGTFGKDCSSTCPTCVQGTCNAVTGECICSAGYWGTSCNSSCPSGFHGNNCSIPCQCPEGLCHPVSGACQLGRYGKSALIVGILVPLLLLLMGIVCCAYCCSATRLDPKGRPERNGAAFFRMKQQVWGALTSLGSALPCGSLSNYKLPWVTVSHHDPEVPFNHSFIEPPSAGWASEDSFSSDPDSGEEDEAHTYFLPPREETVPMAQEESPEASLPGSPFPPPEDASTPFPIPRTSSLARAKRPSVSFAEGTKFAPQNGRSSGDLSSPIRKPKRFSRGAQPRPEGQEAEESPGPEQANPEEDAPTAASSGDAATSHGQLPPGSRTVAECVETTDGGIQESPGSVATIYMLAGTPQKPEGPVWSVFRRLGNNQKDQAAPKVKSAIPKPLRRSLGRNQASSGLSQGSGSAPAAVLSGAMESTTVRPEEASRRPGDGTESLGTVQEPDAGSSSPEPGSQKQAEEKEQEEPLYENVVPMSVPPQH; from the exons ATGCGGGCCGCCATGGGGCTAGGGCTGGTGTCCTCACTGTTGCTGCTCTGGGCTCGGGTGACCCGGGGATCCACGCTCGACCCAGCTGGTCAGCACGTCTGTACAGGCAGCAG CCCCTCTGAGCTCCAGTGCTGTCCTGgctggaggcagaaagatcaagaaTGCACCATCC CCATCTGTGAGGGGCCTGATGTCTGCAGGAAGGACGAGGTGTGTGTGAAGCCCGGCCTCTGTCGGTGTAAGCCTGGATTCTTCGGAGCCCAGTGCAGCTCCC GCTGTCCAGGCCAGTACTGGGGCCATGACTGCCGCGAGACCTGCCCTTGCCATCCACGTGGCCAGTGCGAACCGGCCACCGGTGTGTGCCAGTGCCAGCCCAACTACTGGGGCAAGCTCTGTGAGTACTCCTGCACCTGCGGCCCCCACGGACAGTGTGACCCAAAGACGGGCTTGTGCCGCTGCGACCCCGGCTGGTGGACACCCATGTGTAATCGCCAATGCCAGTGCAACTCAGGGGCACGCTGTGACCAGGCCACTGGAGCCTGCATATGCCCGATGGGCAGGTGGGGCCGCCGTTGCAGCTTCAGCTGCAACTGCCACACCTCGCCCTGCATGCAGAACTCTGGCCGCTGCACATGCCTGCAGGGCTGGTGGGGTCCGGAGTGTAGTCGTAAGTGCCAGTGTGTGCGAGGCCAATGCAGCGCTACTTCCGGCCACTGCTCCTGCCCTCCTGGCTTCCATGGAGTCCGCTGTGAGCTGCCTTGCAACCCTGGCCACTATGGGGCGCAGTGCAGAGAAAG CTGTGGCCACTGTGAGCCGAATGCCACATGCTCTCCAGTCACGGGCAACTGTGAGTCCTGCAAGCCCGGCTGGAATGGGACTCAGTGCAAGCAGCCGTGCCCTCCGGGCACCTTTGGTGAGAGGTGCACTGGGCAGTGCCCCCGCTGCCGGCTTGGGGATCCCTGTCAAGCGGAAACTGGGCACTGCCAGCACTGCGACCCTGGTTGGCTGGGGCCCAG GTGTGAGAACCCTTGTCCGCTTGGTACCTTTGGGAAGGACTGTAGCTCTACCTGCCCCACCTGTGTTCAGGGGACTTGCAATGCAGTGACTGGAGAATGTATCTGCAGTGCTGGTTACTGGGGGACCAG CTGCAACAGTTCCTGCCCATCTGGCTTCCACGGAAACAACTGCTCCATCCCCTGCCAATGCCCAGAGGGGCTCTGCCACCCTGTGTCTGGGGCCTGCCAGCTGG GCCGCTATGGTAAAAGCGCTCTCATTGTGGGCATCCTGGTCCCTCTGCTGCTCCTCCTCATGGGCATCGTCTGCTGTGCCTACTGCTGCTCTGCTACCCGCCTGGACCCCAAGGGCAG GCCTGAGAGAAATGGAGCTGCCTTTTTCAGAATGAAGCAGCAGGTGTGGGGAGCCCTCACCAGCCTGGGCTCGGCACTACCCTGTGGCTCCCTCAGTAACTACAAGCTACCCTGGGTGACAG TCTCTCACCACGATCCGGAGGTCCCCTTCAACCACAGCTTCATCGAGCCGCCCTCTGCTGGCTGGGCCTCTGAGGACTCCTTCTCTTCTGATCCCGACTCTGGAGAAGAGGACGAAGCTCATACCTACTTCTTGCCACCTCGAGAAG AGACGGTCCCTATGGCCCAAGAAGAATCACCAGAAGCCAGCCTTCCTggaagccccttccctccccctgaagATGCCTCCACACCGTTCCCCATCCCACGCACGTCCAGCCTGGCTAGGGCCAAGAGGCCATCCGTCTCCTTTGCTGAAGGCACTAAGTTTGCACCACAGAATGGCCGAAGCTCTGgagatctctccagccccatacgaAAACCCAAGAGATTCTCCAGAGGTGCTCAGCCACGTCCTGAAGGGCAGGAGGCTGAGGAGTCTCCAGGCCCAGAGCAAGCAAACCCAGAGGAGGATGCTCCTACAGCTGCAAGCTCTGGAGATGCTGCCACTAGTCACGGCCAACTTCCACCTGGTAGCCGGACGGTGGCCGAGTGTGTGGAAACCACCGATGGAGGCATCCAGGAGAGCCCGGGGTCTGTGGCCACTATTTATATGCTGGCAGGGACACCCCAGAAACCTGAGGGCCCTGTCTGGTCTGTCTTTCGTCGTTTGGGAAACAACCAGAAAGATCAGGCGGCCCCCAAGGTGAAGAGTGCCATCCCAAAGCCTTTGCGCCGATCTCTGGGTCGGAACCAGGCCAGCTCTGGGCTGTCCCAGGGCTCTGGCTCAGCTCCAGCTGCCGTGCTCTCCGGGGCCATGGAGTCCACCACAGTTAGGCCAGAGGAAGCATCTAGACGTCCGGGAGATGGCACTGAGAGCTTAGGGACCGTGCAGGAGCCAGACGCCGGAAGCAGTTCCCCGGAACCGGGTTCCCAGAAGCAGGCcgaagagaaggagcaggaggagcccCTGTATGAGAATGTTGTGCCCATGTCAGTGCCGCCACAGCACTGA
- the Rilp gene encoding rab-interacting lysosomal protein isoform X1 produces the protein MEPKRAAPGLPSQASPVGAGSAAELVYHLAGALGTELQELARRFGPDAAAGLVPLVVRALELLEKAAVGPAPDSLQVSAQQAEVELRRLREENQRLREELGSGPQGERALLRQLKEVTDRQRDELRAHNRDLLRRSQETEALQEQLQRLLLVNSELRHKLAAVQTQLRAAQDRERERQIARDGSRQLAKEQSLEPDAPTPDDPVDTQKQPGNPPEAVQCGFSREELEQILQERNELKANVFLLKEELEYFQRELLTDHRVPGLLLEAMKVAVKKQRRKIKAKMLGTPEEAESSDDEDGSWLLLSNDKEDVPLVPGSRIQNFFGLWYRGETEAPEAETSNPAPSRLQEGEEASQQPRLQPVTSLPAPNS, from the exons atgGAGCCCAAGAGGGCAGCGCCCGGGCTACCCAGCCAGGCCTCTCCAGTGGGCGCGGGATCAGCGGCCGAGCTCGTGTACCATCTAGCGGGGGCTCTGGGCACCGAGCTACAGGAACTGGCACGCCGTTTCGGACCCGACGCGGCGGCTGGGCTGGTGCCACTAGTAGTGCGGGCGCTGGAGCTCTTGGAGAAGGCCGCCGTGGGGCCGGCTCCGGACTCG CTGCAGGTGTCCGCACAGCAGGCCGAAGTGGAGCTGCGGCGGCTGCGCGAGGAGAACCAACGCCTCCGCGAGGAGCTAGGCTCCGGGCCGCAGG GGGAGCGCGCGCTGCTCCGCCAACTCAAGgaggtgacagacagacagcggGATGAGCTTCGGGCACACAACCGAGATCTGCTGCGCCGAAGCCAAGAGACTGAGGCG CTCCAGGAACAGCTCCAGCGCCTCCTGCTGGTCAACTCTGAGCTGCGGCACAAGCTGGCTGCTGTGCAGACCCAATTGAGGGCGGCCCAGGACCGGGAGAGGGAGCGCCAGATAGCTCGGGATGGCTCTCGCCAGCTGGCTAAAGAACAGAGCTTGGAGCCTGATGCGCCAACCCCAGATGACCCG GTGGATACTCAGAAACAGCCAGGGAACCCTCCAGAAGCTGTCCAGTGTGGATTCAGCAGGGAAGAGCTTGAACAGATCCTTCAGGAGCGGAATGAGCTCAAAGCCAACGTATTCTTGCTCAAGGAGGAGTTGGAGTACTTCCAGCG aGAGCTGCTCACAGATCACCGTGTCCCTGGGCTTCTGCTTGAAGCCATGAAGGTGGCAGTCAAGAAACAGAGGAGGAAGATCAAGGCCAAGATGTTGGGGACACcggaagaagcagagagcag TGATGATGAGGATGGCTCGTGGCTACTGCTCTCCAATGACAAGGAGGATGTTCCCCTAGTACCTGGGTCCAGAATCCAGAATTT CTTTGGCTTATGGTATCGGGGTGAGACTGAGGCCCCCGAAGCTGAAACCAGCAACCCAGCGCCCAGCAGGCTACAGGAAGGAGAAGAGGCCTCACAGCAACCCCGCCTGCAACCTGTGACCAGCCTTCCAGCCCCCAACTCCTGA